Within Triticum dicoccoides isolate Atlit2015 ecotype Zavitan chromosome 1B, WEW_v2.0, whole genome shotgun sequence, the genomic segment AGTTTGTATTTTTGTTGTTAAAACCATGATTAGCACACCTCTGTAGTGCTATGTTATTTGTGCGAATCGATATGTATAACTTGTGGTTAGCGTCTGTCAGTGGGTTGAAGTGTTATTTTGCTGATTACCTGTGTGTTTCATGCCTTAAAATTCGTGAATTATTATCTAGTACTTTGTGTCATTCCTGAATTTTTTTTCAAGGAAATATACATAAATTTTGATTACTTCTGAATTGGTATGATGTTTCTGTAAAGAAACCGAGTCATTTTCATGATTCCTGAATATTACAATTTTGTTTACACTTTTTCTGGACGTGATCTCCACCCCTCCCCCTGTTAACCAAACTGGCATGGTAATCTCCCCGTGGCGTGGGAGAGGGCATGGAAATCCCCCCGAGGGGGATTAGAGCCCTAGGGTAATCGGCCCTTGAAACCAAATGAGGCCTTACGGTGGCAGAGTCACTCTATCCCGTTGCACAGAGCAAAAGGCTCCAAAGCATTCACATCAAAAGACTATTCTCAAAAAATATGCAAAGTGGATTGCATGTCACCGTATGGTTTCAGGGTAAAACCATCTCAAAACTGAATCACAGCTAAAGTTCACGACAGCGATGGGCGTAAGCAGGCGTAGTTCCACTTGAGCCCTTTAAGAACATCCAGCTTGTCCGCCACTCCGACATTAGGCTTTGCCAGATTAAACATGTCATCTCTCAAACTGCAATGCAAAACGATTTAATCCACAGGCAATCCATAATAGTAATCAAGTAGAGAGGCCAGAAAGAGAGTTTTAGCTGACTGACCTTGACCACTCGCCTGTTTCCTTCGCATGCACCTCAACAGCCTTGTATAATCTATCAAGGGTGTACAGAGTCAATCCGAATTTACAGCTCGCCTCCTCGTCCTGTAAAGCAGAAAATTAAGGGAATCAATCACTAGTTGAAAGTTCCTACAAACAAGCCCATTCATCTCATCAACAGAACATCACTTTCGTCTCAGTTTATTCGTCTTCAAAGTTCTGGCCCCCTCATATTTTGGTGAACGGGCAGTATTGTGCAGATTAAAAGCAACCGGCAAGTTTGATCGTCATAATAAGGAAACTAGTTACCCACCAACAGGCCAAATGTGGCCTAAAACTTGAAATGGAATATGTGTACACGTCAAAATTAATGTGTAGGATAGACTAAACATCTATAGATGATATTACCATCTCATTAATCATGCATTTCTTGAACTCTTTAAGTCTTCGCTCAACTTCTATGAGTAGCTGCCACCGCTGATGACGTGCAATCCTTCCTCTTCCTTCTGCACCTTGGTCCTATATTATTGTGGCAGTAAATGTTAGAGATTTGAACTGCAATCCTCTTAACTTTTCACACGCCTGTTCATGGTACGAATGGCAAATAGGACATGACCATGGTGCAAATGGCACAAGATGTATAGCCCAAAGCCCCAAACATGTTAGAAAGCAACATATGAACGTCTCGAAGACCTATAATCACTTATACCAGATGCCTCAGATGTATTGTAATCAAGAAGATAATGAACAGAAATCTATATACATACATGCATAGCCCATGCTCGCACTAAAAACAGCAGGAGAAGCAGAAGACCAAATGCAGGCAGAGCTGCAAGAATAGCAAAGTTTATCTCATTTGCCTTGAGAATCTGATCCAGTTCCAGCATTGCCCTGTATAAGACCAATTCAAGCATCTCTGGTGTAAATAAATAATATATaaatacaaaaaaatacacatttaATCATTATGCATGTAACCAATATTATCAGATATAATAGTACAACTTACTCCTGAAGATCCAGTTTTAGCTTCTGAACCTGAAATTTCCAAGATGGGTGAGAAAAAATTCAAGTTAACTTGAGTTGAATGCacaagaaatgaaaaaaaaaaaccTGAATAAGCATGGCACGTGCTAATTCTCCACTGAACAGATTCTGAATTGGATGCATCGATTCCTTTTCGTACCTGCATTAATGTACAATACAGCTCAATCCACAAACAAACAGGATCAATGTAGTCCCTTTTCACACATTACTCAGATGGTTCATAGAATATAAACTGCCAAGACAGCTTTGAATTAAACAAACACCATGTAAAGAACTAATCCATTGGGGGATGAACCAAAACAAGTAAACTTAGGGAAGCGCTAGCTATATAAGCAACATGCCTAAAGTATCCGTAAAGCATGCGACTCTCTCGATGCAACTGTAGATGTATCTTGCGTTAACAAGTTAGATAGGAGGAGTGATTAAGAATTTAAGAGTAAACATGATAAATTGTATTTGTATCAACCACTTCTTAGGAGTCATGCTGAAAAAAATAGGTACTATCCCTAGCTTCCTGAAGTTTGTTTCTATCACTCACAGCAGAAACTCAAGTTCGATTGGGATTCCCAAAAATAGGTACTAAACATTTAAATGCAAATGTAAATAAGCATTAAATAAAAATCCACCGAGTGGAATTATTTGTTGCTATGGCTTAGAATTTTCATATATTCCATATAACTTAAACTAGTTCAGATGGCTTTCTTACTCCCCCATAAAATGCTTATGTTTTGTCAGCCCCAGTGCCAACACTATTTTAGTTGCACACAAGGGAACTGAAAAGCGATTGAAGATGTCTTTATAAGGCAGAACAGGAAGGTGGAATGTAGTACTGCTCCAGAGTAAGCAACAAGAAATCACATAATTCAAGTGGCCATTGAACTTGCAACAACTGGCTGAAGATACGAAATGAACACACAACGGTATGTATAGTTAAAAGTTCAGTCTTACCTTTTCATGACAATCTCCAGCAACTCCTGCAATGATGCATCTTGTgccagtttttcctttgaagtttgcTCACAGAAGGTAATTAACATCCTGTAACCAACATGGTCAAATAATGCACAATGTGAtttatggtactccctccgtccgcaaatacttgtcgaagagatggatgtatctagacatattttagttctagatacatccattttatccattttttacgacaagtatttctggacggagggagtactctatTGCATTTCAGAACATAAAATGCGACGCTAAAGTTTTACATATTCAAGAAAATGTGAACAAATAGATTTTTCACTGGGATAATTATGCTGCTCCAGAATGAAGCAATATTACCAATTACAGCAAAAGGAAAGTACATAAGGAACAGCAAGTAGGTGTTGGGATGAACAAGGTTCTGTTTATATTACTACTCTCTCTCTTTAAAAATGTAGGGTGTACATAAATTGTACTATACTGGCTTTGACAAACAATTACTCCATCAAATTAGATGTCGGTAGATTCATATTCAAATGCACTTGCTTATGTTCTGAATTGGTTAAGGCAAGGCAATTTATGTGACATAAAATTGATGTCGGTCGATTCATATTCAAATGTACTTGCTTATGATTGTGAATTGTGGTTCTGTTTCACATAACCACATATCAATGGAATAATTATCAGCTGTCATAAACAATTGAATATGTTTTACATTTTAAAATGGAGAGAGTAATGGGTGCACATTGACAAATTGAGTTTGAGTTGAATTGGATTGCTAGACAAAGAACAAGTAATGGGGACAAGTTTAGTTGGCCTATAAAAGGCTGCGTGTTGTTACTCATAAGAACAAACAAGAAGAAATCAGTCTATGATCACTATTTCCTAATCTAAAGTCCTGTCTCATCTATGATCTGTTTCTCCCTATTCTAGTATCTCATCTCCTCAAAGCCATGCTATAATAGCTCTACTCTATTTCAAGAAAGAACCATGAGTATAATAATTCAGAATATTAAAGAATGACAGCATTGGGAACAACCTGTGCAATGATTCTTCGGTTAGTTGGACCTCTTCCCTTTCCATTACACGTTTATCTGTTCGCTTGAATGTCTCGAATAGCTCATCTCTAATGGAAATGACCTGCAATTGTCAAAACATAGAAGGCAGTCATGATGTGAGCGCAATAACTCAGACTGATTTCCAAACTTATAGAAATGTAGACCAGCTTGTAGCAATGCTTCCTGGACTTCAATGGTTCCGCATAAAAATTGAATAAACAGTATTTCGACAATTACGACACCGATGAAGGTGAATATTGACAAGCTTTGTGGCTTATATATGAAAATATGCTCATCTACTAAAGCATGTTCATCTTAACATATACAAATGCTCCCGTAAGGAAAACATGAGTTCACTTCCATCAATCTGTTACCACCATAAGCAAACACTACAGCCAGTAACGCACAAGGCAGCATGCTTCTTTTTTCAGTTATATGTGACAAACAAACCAAGGCTTCTTGCAGGACCTCACAGGATATCTTGCATAAGTAAATGTACAACCAGAACCAACCTGAAAAGCCTCTGCCTTCATTAAATAGTTTGATTTACCTTCAGTTaacttacactagtgtcaaaaaacgtcttacattatgggacgaagggagtagtagaAGACATATAAAGAAAGTGTCTTACTGGTCTCTCAACATGTTCATCCCAGAATCCAGCAACTGACTCCTTAGCATCTTGAATCCAGTTGTCCATGTCAGAACTTCCCATCAAGCTACTATGGCGCAGAAGCCATAGGGAACATGCAGAGAGGCCAATTGCTCCACACGTGTAGGGTAACCAGTATATGGTCATATTTCTTGGCTTTTTATGACTTGAAAGCTATCCGCAAACAATAACACGCTTCAGATAAATTACGCAACACTAGCAGCATGTACTTTACATGCAGTGCCATACAAGCTACACATTATCGCTATGTTATCCACGGGATTTAGCTGTAATCCTACCACTAATTTATAATAAGAAAGCATGTGTGACTGGCATATAGATATAGATAAGCACAAACGGGTAAATATAAAATACTGAAATTGAAACTTTAATACCCCTCCAACAACTCAGGTAACAGAAATCAAAGAATCCGAGTTTTATGTAGAGGATGAAAGACATGCAGAAGGGTGGCAAACTGGCAACAATCACCATGACTGGAGGGTAGCTTTTATATATCTTTCAGCGAAATATTTCTAAAATCCACCTGCCTGTTTATCTATTTCCTATTTATATATGCTAGTTATCTATTTCCTAATGATGGTTTCCATCTACTAGAGATGGCACCCCATGAAGAGAGGCACTTGTATCCTGATTTCTTTTAAGACGGACAGAAAAGAAAGGTTCGTCCACATCTCTACTCTCATATCCCCCCTGAAGGAGCCGTCACTGCCAAGTTATCCCCTCAAATGTGTTAACCCTGTAATGGTCTAAGGTCATTGTGCTATGAGGCTGGGAAGTCGATGATCTCACATGTGTCATCGTCGAAATGATAGTTACTTACCTGAGAGGAAACAAAACTATCTAACTTTTGGAGGTTTTGATATATCAGACTAATAGCATCTGTTGCTAAGGCCTCACTCCATTGTGGACTCTCAACATCAACCTCTGGCAATCTTTCGAAGATAAGTTGAGATGAGTTTCCGTCATGAGTGAATGGTAGAGTTTGCCCCTGAAGACATGTGTTTTAACTAATTAAACCACATAGCATCAAAGAGGCAAAACATGTTACAAATCCAAATATATGGACAACAAGCATTGCATACCTCACTAGCATTTGTAAGAGATACCTCCAATTTGGGGAAGACGGTGTTCAGAATAACAAATAGTGTATGTAGTGATTTATCTGAACTTTCAGTTAATCCTTCTCTGCATTTATCAACTTCAGAGTAAACCTATAGAAGAAGCAAGTCAGAGTTTAAGTTCATGTAAATGACTAGTCATGTAGCACAAAGCAGCATTATATTCAAATAAAGATAACTTTGAAATTTGACTACAGTGATACAACAGTttctttttgtttcctttttcgGAGGAGAGCAGGAGCAAGGTTAATCACGAAAATGCTATTTGACTGTTTTATTCTACTTCACATCAGCAGAAAGTTGAAACCATAGCACTGTTGCTACTTTTTCACGATAAACACGTTAGAGTAGCAAACCTCAGCCAGAAAAGCAGCCAATCGATGTTGCATATTCGTCAGGACAGCAAGTTTTACTGAGACTATATCAGATGCAGAGCCTAAAAGGTACTCGGATGGACTCCCATTGCTCCTGAGTCTAGTTAGTGTTTGACATGTTGCTTCAAGGAAGGCCCTTGGACCTCTTTCAAACATCATAAAGTACATTTTATgtgagtttgttccctgaaaaaatCTCACAGGCAAAAGTAGGTAAGTAGCAAAATAATATAACTTCTCTACATGctaaaaaggcaaaaaaaaaaaaacttcaaaGTTATCAATTGACTTAATACCTCAGCTTTGGACTTCCAATAAAGTAAGCTCTTCTGAATGCTATGCAAATCAGACAAAGTATGCTGCACGATATCTTCTAAGATGGCAAAAGCTTTGGGCATCTCACCAGAAACCCTGTTATTAACATATAGTCAAAAGCATTCCAGGTAATTCTTCACAGACAAGGAACACCGGACAGATAGCTAGATGACCAGATCTATGATGCGTTAGCTCAAGAGTAGTGGTGGGTCCTATATTTTGGTCAAGTGACCAATTCCTGAACACGTTTCTACAAGTTCATCACGGGCCATCTCGTAACCTGTAACACTAAATCCGCACAAATCTACTTTGTTCTGTCCGCAGTCAACGAGAGCACGAAGCGCAGCACTACTCCAGCAAAAGCCTGCGTGGCATGGGAATGACAGGCGCCGCGCTGATTCGAGTAGAGGTTCTCACCGGGCGGAGCTTGCGGCGTCATCGTAGATGGGGAGTGGGagagcagggcggcggcggcggcggcgtcgtctgCGTACCGCCAAGAGGCGGCGGAGGAGATCGgaggcggcgacgaggaggagggagTTCGGTAGCGTAGGGAGGCGGGCGACGAGGGAGTTCCATATGCGAGCGGGCTGTGCCGGAGCGGCGACAACGAGGTCAGTGGTCTCGGGCCGATCGCCTGAGTTAGGGCTCCGCGGCGGCGAGGTCGCCATAAGGATCGGGAAGATGTCCGGTTTGAAACTTTAGTCGGGTTCTGGGATGGGTTTGGAGTTGGACATATGGAAGAGCTTCAGACGAAGCACTGGACCGATGGGTCC encodes:
- the LOC119337349 gene encoding protein DGS1, mitochondrial-like, whose product is MATSPPRSPNSGDRPETTDLVVAAPAQPARIWNSLVARLPTLPNSLLLVAASDLLRRLLAVRRRRRRRRRPALPLPIYDDAASSARVSGEMPKAFAILEDIVQHTLSDLHSIQKSLLYWKSKAEGTNSHKMYFMMFERGPRAFLEATCQTLTRLRSNGSPSEYLLGSASDIVSVKLAVLTNMQHRLAAFLAEVYSEVDKCREGLTESSDKSLHTLFVILNTVFPKLEVSLTNASEGQTLPFTHDGNSSQLIFERLPEVDVESPQWSEALATDAISLIYQNLQKLDSFVSSQLSSHKKPRNMTIYWLPYTCGAIGLSACSLWLLRHSSLMGSSDMDNWIQDAKESVAGFWDEHVERPVISIRDELFETFKRTDKRVMEREEVQLTEESLHRMLITFCEQTSKEKLAQDASLQELLEIVMKRYEKESMHPIQNLFSGELARAMLIQVQKLKLDLQEAMLELDQILKANEINFAILAALPAFGLLLLLLFLVRAWAMHDQGAEGRGRIARHQRWQLLIEVERRLKEFKKCMINEMDEEASCKFGLTLYTLDRLYKAVEVHAKETGEWSSLRDDMFNLAKPNVGVADKLDVLKGLKWNYACLRPSLS